One region of Scophthalmus maximus strain ysfricsl-2021 chromosome 13, ASM2237912v1, whole genome shotgun sequence genomic DNA includes:
- the klhl26 gene encoding kelch-like protein 26, with translation MRAALCEKMAETDGADCAAKHSQSSMANKNSTLRCTFSAPSHSAVLLQGLAALRAQGQLLDVVLAINEERFQVHRAVLAACSDYFRAMFTGGMRESNQDTIELRGLSARGLKHIIDFAYSAEVTLDLDCIQDVLGAAVFLQMVPVVELCEEFLKSAMSVETCLHIGQMATTFSLSSLKESVDTFTFRHFLQIAEEEDFLHIPMDRLVFFLQSNKLKNCCEIDLFHAAIRWLRYDKCRRAQASSVLCHVRFPLMRSSELVDSVQTVDIMVEDVLCRQYLLEAFNYQILPFRQHEMRSSRTLTRSDVLSLITFGGTPYTDNDRTVSTKVYYLPDITSRQFKELTEMETGCSHACVAVLDNFVYIVGGQHLQYRSGEGAVESCFRYDPHLSQWLRIQPMQEARIQFQLNVLHGQLYATGGRNRSGSLSSVECYCPKKNEWTYVEPLKRRIWGHAGSPCGEKLYVSGGYGVSLDDKKTLHCYDPASDQWDFRAPMNEPRVLHAMISIGDRVYALGGRMDHVDRCFDVLAAEYYVPEHDQWTTVSPMRAGQSEAGCCLLDRKIYVVGGYNWHLNNVTSIVQVYNTETDEWERDLHFPDSFAGIACTQIILPQNTTPH, from the exons tATGGCTAACAAGAATAGCACCCTGCGCTGTACCTTCTCAGCCCCGAGCCACAGTGCCGTACTCCTTCAGGGCTTGGCGGCCTTGCGGGCTCAGGGCCAACTACTTGACGTCGTGCTGGCCATCAACGAGGAGCGTTTCCAGGTCCACAGAGCTGTGCTGGCTGCCTGTAGTGATTACTTCCG AGCAATGTTTACTGGCGGCATGAGGGAGTCAAATCAAGACACCATTGAGCTGCGGGGTTTGTCTGCCCGTGGGCTGAAACATATTATCGACTTTGCCTACAGTGCAGAAGTCACATTAGACCTGGACTGTATTCAGGATGTCCTCGGAGCAGCGGTGTTTCTTCAGATGGTCCCAGTCGTAGAGCTCTGCGAGGAGTTCCTCAAGTCGGCGATGAGCGTGGAGACCTGCCTTCACATCGGCCAGATGGCCACCACCTTCAGCCTGTCCTCCCTGAAGGAGTCGGTGGACACCTTCACATTTCGTCACTTCCTCCAGATTGCCGAGGAGGAGGACTTCCTGCACATTCCCATGGATCGCCTTGTCTTCTTCCTGCAGAGCAACAAACTGAAGAACTGTTGCGAGATCGATCTATTCCACGCCGCCATCAGGTGGCTCCGGTATGACAAGTGTCGCCGGGCTCAAGCCAGCAGTGTCCTCTGCCACGTCCGCTTCCCGCTAATGCGCTCCTCGGAGCTGGTGGACAGTGTTCAGACAGTGGACATCATGGTGGAGGACGTGCTGTGCCGGCAGTATCTCCTCGAGGCATTCAATTACCAGATCCTTCCCTTCCGACAACATGAGATGCGCTCCTCGCGTACGCTCACTCGTTCTGACGTCTTGTCACTCATCACCTTCGGCGGGACGCCTTACACCGACAACGACCGCACAGTGAGCACCAAGGTGTACTATCTCCCCGACATCACCTCCCGCCAGTTCAAAGAgctgacagagatggagaccGGCTGCAGCCACGCTTGTGTTGCTGTACTTGATAACTTTGTGTATATTGTCGGTGGACAGCACTTACAGTACCGTAGTGGCGAGGGCGCGGTGGAAAGCTGCTTCCGCTACGACCCTCACCTCAGCCAGTGGCTGCGCATCCAGCCCATGCAGGAGGCTCGTATCCAGTTTCAGCTCAACGTGCTGCATGGACAGCTGTATGCCACCGGGGGGCGCAATCGATCCGGCAGTCTGTCATCTGTGGAGTGTTATTGCCCAAAGAAGAATGAGTGGACCTATGTGGAACCATTAAAGCGCAGGATTTGGGGTCACGCAGGAAGTCCCTGTGGAGAAAAGCTGTACGTTTCAGGGGGCTACGGCGTCTCGCTGGATGACAAGAAAACGCTTCACTGCTATGATCCAGCATCAGACCAGTGGGACTTTAGAGCTCCCATGAACGAACCCAGAGTGCTGCACGCCATGATCAGCATTGGGGATCGGGTTTACGCTCTGGGCGGTCGCATGGACCACGTGGACCGTTGTTTTGATGTGCTGGCAGCGGAGTATTACGTTCCAGAGCACGACCAGTGGACCACTGTCAGCCCCATGAGAGCCGGGCAGTCTGAGGCAGGCTGCTGCCTACTGGACAGGAAGATCTACGTCGTGGGTGGATACAACTGGCACCTGAACAACGTCACAAGCATCGTGCAGGTGTACAACACCGAGACGGATGAGTGGGAGAGGGATTTGCACTTCCCAGATTCTTTTGCTGGCATCGCCTGTACACAGATTATACTTCCACAAAACACCACACCACACTAA